Proteins from a single region of Orcinus orca chromosome 20, mOrcOrc1.1, whole genome shotgun sequence:
- the ARHGAP35 gene encoding rho GTPase-activating protein 35 isoform X2, whose product MMMARKQDVRIPTYNISVVGLSGTEKEKGQCGIGKSCLCNRFVRPSADEFHLDHTSVLSTSDFGGRVVNNDHFLYWGEVSRSLEDCVECKMHVVEQTEFIDDQTFQPHRSTALQPYIKRAAATKLASAEKLMYFCTDQLGLEQDFEQKQMPDGKLLIDGFLLGIDVSRGMNRNFDDQLKFVSNLYNQLAKTKKPIVVVLTKCDEGVERYIRDAHTFALSKKNLQVVETSARSNVNVDLAFSTLVQLIDKSRGKTKIIPYFEALKQQSQQIATAKDKYEWLVSRIVKNHNENWLSVSRKMQASPEYQDYVYLEGTQKAKKLFLQHIHRLKHEHIERRRKLYLAALPLAFEALIPNLDEIDHLSCIKAKKLLETKPEFLKWFVVLEETPWDATSHIDNIENERIPFDLMDTVPAEQLYEAHLEKLRNERKRAEMRRAFKENLETSPFITPGKPWEEARSFIMNEDFYQWLEESVYLDIYGKHQKQIIDKAKEEFQELLLEYSELFYELELDAKPSKEKMGVIQDVLGEEQRFKALQKLQAERDALILKHIHFVYHPTKETCPSCPACVDAKIEHLISSRFIRPSDRNQKNSLSDPNIDRINLVILGKDGLARELANEIRALCTNDDKYVIDGKMYELSLRPIEGNVRLPVNSFQTPTFQPHGCLCLYNSKESLSYVVESIEKSRESTLGRRDNHLVHLPLTLILVNKRGDTSGETLHSLIQQGQQIASKLQCVFLDPASAGIGYGRNINEKQISQVLKGLLDSKRNLNLVSSTASIKDLADVDLRIVMCLMCGDPFSADDILFPVLQSQTCKSSHCGSNNSVLLELPIGLHKKRIELSLLSYHSSFSIRKSRLVHGYIVFYSAKRKASLAMLRAFLCEVQDIIPIQLVALTDGAIDVLDNDLSREQLTEGEEIAQEIDGKFTSIPCSQPQHKLEIFHPFFKDVVDKKNIIEATHMYDNAAEACSTTEEVFNSPRAGSPLCNSNLQDSEEDIEPTSYSLFREDTSLPSLSKDHSKLSMELEGNDGLSFIMSNFESKLNNKVPPPVKPKPPVHFEITKGDLSYLDQGHRDGQRKSVSSSTWLPPDGFDPSDYAEPMDAVVKPRNEEENIYSVPHDSTQGKIITIRNINKAQSNGSGNGSDSEMDTSSLERGRKVSIVSKPVLYRTRCSRLGRFASYRTSFTVGSDDELGPIRKKEEDQASQGYKGDSAVIPYETDEDPRRRNILRSLRRNTKKPKPKPRPSITKATWESNYFGVPLTTVVTPEKPIPVFIERCIEYIEATGLSTEGIYRVSGNKSEMESLQRQFDQDHNLDLAEKDFTVNTVAGAMKSFFSELPDPLVPYNMQIDLVEAHNSAKQPELEVQKRSKERKVEGLVEETAPELGFREDQDFRRQLEGA is encoded by the exons ATGATGATGGCAAGAAAGCAAGATGTCCGCATTCCCACCTACAACATCAGTGTGGTGGGATTGTCTGGGACGGAGAAGGAGAAGGGCCAGTGCGGCATTGGGAAGTCTTGTTTGTGCAACCGCTTTGTGCGCCCGAGTGCTGACGAGTTTCACTTGGACCATACCTCTGTCCTCAGCACCAGTGACTTTGGTGGGCGAGTGGTCAATAATGACCACTTTCTCTACTGGGGAGAAGTTAGCCGTTCCCTGGAGGACTGTGTGGAATGTAAGATGCACGTTGTGGAGCagactgaattcattgatgatcAGACTTTTCAACCTCACCGGAGCACGGCCCTGCAGCCCTATATCAAGAGAGCTGCTGCAACCAAGCTCGCATCAGCTGAAAAACTCATGTACTTTTGCACTGACCAGCTGGGGCTGGAGCAGGACTTTGAGCAGAAACAAATGCCAGATGGAAAGCTGCTAATTGATGGTTTTCTTCTTGGTATTGATGTTAGCAGGGGCATGAATAGGAACTTTGATGACCAGCTCAAGTTTGTCTCTAATCTCTACAATCAgcttgcaaaaacaaaaaagcccataGTGGTGGTCCTGACTAAGTGTGATGAGGGTGTGGAGCGGTACATTAGAGATGCGCATACTTTTGCCTTAAGCAAAAAGAACCTCCAGGTTGTGGAGACCTCAGCAAGATCCAATGTAAATGTGGACTTAGCTTTCAGCACCTTAGTGCAACTCATTGATAAAAGTCGGGGAAAGACGAAAATCATTCCTTATTTTGAAGCTCTCAAGCAGCAGAGTCAGCAGATAGCTACAGCAAAAGACAAGTATGAGTGGCTGGTGAGTCGCATTgtgaaaaaccacaatgagaattGGTTGAGTGTCAGCCGAAAGATGCAGGCCTCTCCAGAGTACCAGGACTATGTCTACCTGGAAGGGACTCAGAAAGCCAAGAAGCTATTTCTCCAGCACATCCATCGCCTCAAGCATGAGCATATTGAGCGCAGGAGGAAGCTGTACCTGGCAGCCCTCCCGCTAGCTTTTGAAGCTCTTATACCCAATCTAGATGAAATAGACCACCTAAGCTGCATAAAAGCCAAAAAGCTCTTGGAGACCAAGCCAGAATTCTTGAAGTGGTTTGTTGTGCTTGAAGAGACACCGTGGGATGCCACCAGCCACATTGACAACATCGAGAACGAGCGGATTCCCTTTGACTTAATGGATACCGTCCCTGCGGAGCAGCTGTACGAGGCCCACTTAGAGAAGCTGCGGAACGAGAGGAAAAGAGCTGAGATGAGAAGGGCATTCAAAGAAAACCTGGAGACCTCTCCTTTCATAACTCCTGGAAAGCCTTGGGAAGAGGCCCGCAGTTTTATTATGAATGAAGATTTCTATCAGTGGCTAGAAGAATCTGTATACTTGGATATTTATGGCAAACACCAAAAGCAAATTATAGACAAAGCAAAGGAAGAGTTTCAGGAGCTGCTTTTGGAATATTCGGAATTGTTTTATGAGCTGGAGCTGGATGCTAAGCCCAGCAAGGAGAAGATGGGTGTCATTCAGGATGTTCTGGGGGAGGAACAGCGATTTAAGGCACTACAGAAGCTCCAAGCGGAGCGTGATGCCCTTATTCTGAAGCACATTCATTTTGTGTACCACCCAACAAAGGAAACATGCCCTAGCTGCCCCGCCTGTGTGGATGCTAAGATCGAGCACTTGATTAGTTCTCGGTTTATCCGACCATCTGACCGGAATCAGAAAAATTCACTTTCTGACCCCAACATTGATAGAATCAACTTGGTGATCTTGGGCAAGGATGGCCTTGCACGAGAGTTGGCCAATGAGATTCGAGCTCTTTGTACAAATGATGATAAGTATGTAATAGACGGTAAAATGTATGAGCTCTCCCTGAGGCCAATAGAAGGGAATGTCAGGCTTCCTGTGAACTCTTTCCAAACACCAACGTTTCAGCCCCATGGTTGTCTCTGCCTTTACAATTCAAAGGAGTCTCTATCCTATGTGGTGGAGAGTAtagagaagagcagagagtccaCACTTGGCAGGCGAGATAATCATTTAGTCCATCTCCCTCTGACCTTAATTTTGGTTAACAAAAGAGGAGACACCAGTGGAGAGACCCTGCATAGCTTAATACAGCAAGGTCAGCAGATTGCTAGCAAACTTCAGTGTGTCTTTCTCGACCCTGCTTCCGCTGGCATTGGTTACGGACGCAACATTAACGAAAAGCAAATCAGTCAAGTTTTGAAAGGACTTCTGGACTCCAAGCGTAACTTAAACCTGGTCAGTTCTACGGCTAGCATCAAAGATCTGGCTGATGTTGACCTGCGAATTGTCATGTGTCTGATGTGTGGAGATCCTTTTAGTGCAGACGACATACTCTTTCCTGTCCTTCAGTCCCAAACCTGTAAGTCTTCCCATTGCGGAAGCAACAACTCTGTTTTACTTGAACTACCAATCGGACTACACAAGAAGCGCATTGAACTGTCTCTTCTTTCATACCATTCCTCATTTAGCATCAGAAAAAGCCGATTGGTCCATGGGTACATTGTTTTCTATTCAGCCAAACGTAAGGCCTCCTTGGCTATGTTACGTGCCTTTCTTTGTGAAGTGCAGGATATTATCCCCATCCAGCTGGTTGCACTCACTGACGGCGCTATAGATGTCCTGGATAATGACTTAAGTCGGGAACAGCTGACTGAGGGGGAGGAGATTGCTCAAGAAATTGACGGAAAGTTCACAAGTATCCCGTGTAGCCAACCCCAGCATAAACTtgagatcttccacccattttttaaagatgtggtGGACAAAAAGAACATAATCGAGGCTACTCATATGTACGACAATGCTGCCGAGGCCTGCAGCACCACAGAAGAGGTGTTTAACTCCCCCCGGGCAGGCTCTCCGCTCTGCAACTCAAACCTGCAGGATTCTGAAGAAGATATCGAGCCCACTTCTTATAGCCTGTTTCGAGAAGACACATCACTGCCCTCTCTGTCCAAAGACCATTCTAAGCTCTCTATGGAACTGGAGGGAAATGACGGGCTGTCTTTCATCATGAGCAATTTTGAGAGTAAACTGAACAACAAAGTACCTCCGCCAGTCAAACCAAAGCCTCCTGTCCATTTTGAAATTACCAAGGGGGATCTGTCTTATTTAGACCAAGGCCATAGAGATGGACAGAGGAAGTCTGTGTCTTCTAGCACCTGGCTACCTCCAGATGGGTTCGATCCTTCTGATTATGCCGAACCCATGGATGCTGTGGTCAAGCCaaggaatgaagaagaaaacatataCTCAGTGCCCCACGACAGCACCCAAGGCAAAATCATCACCATTCGGAATATCAACAAAGCCCAGTCCAATGGCAGTGGGAATGGTTCCGACAGCGAAATGGACACTAGTTCTCTAGAGCGAGGACGCAAGGTATCCATCGTGAGCAAGCCAGTGCTGTACAGGACGAGATGCAGCCGGCTGGGGAGGTTTGCTAGTTATCGAACCAGCTTCACCGTGGGGAGCGATGATGAGCTTGGGCCCATCCGAAAAAAAGAGGAGGATCAGGCATCCCAGGGTTATAAAGGGGACAGCGCCGTCATTCCATATGAGACAGATGAAGACCCAAGGAGGAGGAATATTCTTCGCAGTCTAAGAAGGAACACTAAG AAACCAAAGCCCAAACCCCGGCCATCCATCACAAAGGCGACCTGGGAGAGTAACTATTTTGGGGTGCCCTTAACAACCGTGGTGACTCCAGAGAAACCGATTCCTGTATTTATTGAGCGATGTATTGAGTACATTGAAGCCACAG
- the ARHGAP35 gene encoding rho GTPase-activating protein 35 isoform X3, which produces MMMARKQDVRIPTYNISVVGLSGTEKEKGQCGIGKSCLCNRFVRPSADEFHLDHTSVLSTSDFGGRVVNNDHFLYWGEVSRSLEDCVECKMHVVEQTEFIDDQTFQPHRSTALQPYIKRAAATKLASAEKLMYFCTDQLGLEQDFEQKQMPDGKLLIDGFLLGIDVSRGMNRNFDDQLKFVSNLYNQLAKTKKPIVVVLTKCDEGVERYIRDAHTFALSKKNLQVVETSARSNVNVDLAFSTLVQLIDKSRGKTKIIPYFEALKQQSQQIATAKDKYEWLVSRIVKNHNENWLSVSRKMQASPEYQDYVYLEGTQKAKKLFLQHIHRLKHEHIERRRKLYLAALPLAFEALIPNLDEIDHLSCIKAKKLLETKPEFLKWFVVLEETPWDATSHIDNIENERIPFDLMDTVPAEQLYEAHLEKLRNERKRAEMRRAFKENLETSPFITPGKPWEEARSFIMNEDFYQWLEESVYLDIYGKHQKQIIDKAKEEFQELLLEYSELFYELELDAKPSKEKMGVIQDVLGEEQRFKALQKLQAERDALILKHIHFVYHPTKETCPSCPACVDAKIEHLISSRFIRPSDRNQKNSLSDPNIDRINLVILGKDGLARELANEIRALCTNDDKYVIDGKMYELSLRPIEGNVRLPVNSFQTPTFQPHGCLCLYNSKESLSYVVESIEKSRESTLGRRDNHLVHLPLTLILVNKRGDTSGETLHSLIQQGQQIASKLQCVFLDPASAGIGYGRNINEKQISQVLKGLLDSKRNLNLVSSTASIKDLADVDLRIVMCLMCGDPFSADDILFPVLQSQTCKSSHCGSNNSVLLELPIGLHKKRIELSLLSYHSSFSIRKSRLVHGYIVFYSAKRKASLAMLRAFLCEVQDIIPIQLVALTDGAIDVLDNDLSREQLTEGEEIAQEIDGKFTSIPCSQPQHKLEIFHPFFKDVVDKKNIIEATHMYDNAAEACSTTEEVFNSPRAGSPLCNSNLQDSEEDIEPTSYSLFREDTSLPSLSKDHSKLSMELEGNDGLSFIMSNFESKLNNKVPPPVKPKPPVHFEITKGDLSYLDQGHRDGQRKSVSSSTWLPPDGFDPSDYAEPMDAVVKPRNEEENIYSVPHDSTQGKIITIRNINKAQSNGSGNGSDSEMDTSSLERGRKVSIVSKPVLYRTRCSRLGRFASYRTSFTVGSDDELGPIRKKEEDQASQGYKGDSAVIPYETDEDPRRRNILRSLRRNTKRKTSW; this is translated from the exons ATGATGATGGCAAGAAAGCAAGATGTCCGCATTCCCACCTACAACATCAGTGTGGTGGGATTGTCTGGGACGGAGAAGGAGAAGGGCCAGTGCGGCATTGGGAAGTCTTGTTTGTGCAACCGCTTTGTGCGCCCGAGTGCTGACGAGTTTCACTTGGACCATACCTCTGTCCTCAGCACCAGTGACTTTGGTGGGCGAGTGGTCAATAATGACCACTTTCTCTACTGGGGAGAAGTTAGCCGTTCCCTGGAGGACTGTGTGGAATGTAAGATGCACGTTGTGGAGCagactgaattcattgatgatcAGACTTTTCAACCTCACCGGAGCACGGCCCTGCAGCCCTATATCAAGAGAGCTGCTGCAACCAAGCTCGCATCAGCTGAAAAACTCATGTACTTTTGCACTGACCAGCTGGGGCTGGAGCAGGACTTTGAGCAGAAACAAATGCCAGATGGAAAGCTGCTAATTGATGGTTTTCTTCTTGGTATTGATGTTAGCAGGGGCATGAATAGGAACTTTGATGACCAGCTCAAGTTTGTCTCTAATCTCTACAATCAgcttgcaaaaacaaaaaagcccataGTGGTGGTCCTGACTAAGTGTGATGAGGGTGTGGAGCGGTACATTAGAGATGCGCATACTTTTGCCTTAAGCAAAAAGAACCTCCAGGTTGTGGAGACCTCAGCAAGATCCAATGTAAATGTGGACTTAGCTTTCAGCACCTTAGTGCAACTCATTGATAAAAGTCGGGGAAAGACGAAAATCATTCCTTATTTTGAAGCTCTCAAGCAGCAGAGTCAGCAGATAGCTACAGCAAAAGACAAGTATGAGTGGCTGGTGAGTCGCATTgtgaaaaaccacaatgagaattGGTTGAGTGTCAGCCGAAAGATGCAGGCCTCTCCAGAGTACCAGGACTATGTCTACCTGGAAGGGACTCAGAAAGCCAAGAAGCTATTTCTCCAGCACATCCATCGCCTCAAGCATGAGCATATTGAGCGCAGGAGGAAGCTGTACCTGGCAGCCCTCCCGCTAGCTTTTGAAGCTCTTATACCCAATCTAGATGAAATAGACCACCTAAGCTGCATAAAAGCCAAAAAGCTCTTGGAGACCAAGCCAGAATTCTTGAAGTGGTTTGTTGTGCTTGAAGAGACACCGTGGGATGCCACCAGCCACATTGACAACATCGAGAACGAGCGGATTCCCTTTGACTTAATGGATACCGTCCCTGCGGAGCAGCTGTACGAGGCCCACTTAGAGAAGCTGCGGAACGAGAGGAAAAGAGCTGAGATGAGAAGGGCATTCAAAGAAAACCTGGAGACCTCTCCTTTCATAACTCCTGGAAAGCCTTGGGAAGAGGCCCGCAGTTTTATTATGAATGAAGATTTCTATCAGTGGCTAGAAGAATCTGTATACTTGGATATTTATGGCAAACACCAAAAGCAAATTATAGACAAAGCAAAGGAAGAGTTTCAGGAGCTGCTTTTGGAATATTCGGAATTGTTTTATGAGCTGGAGCTGGATGCTAAGCCCAGCAAGGAGAAGATGGGTGTCATTCAGGATGTTCTGGGGGAGGAACAGCGATTTAAGGCACTACAGAAGCTCCAAGCGGAGCGTGATGCCCTTATTCTGAAGCACATTCATTTTGTGTACCACCCAACAAAGGAAACATGCCCTAGCTGCCCCGCCTGTGTGGATGCTAAGATCGAGCACTTGATTAGTTCTCGGTTTATCCGACCATCTGACCGGAATCAGAAAAATTCACTTTCTGACCCCAACATTGATAGAATCAACTTGGTGATCTTGGGCAAGGATGGCCTTGCACGAGAGTTGGCCAATGAGATTCGAGCTCTTTGTACAAATGATGATAAGTATGTAATAGACGGTAAAATGTATGAGCTCTCCCTGAGGCCAATAGAAGGGAATGTCAGGCTTCCTGTGAACTCTTTCCAAACACCAACGTTTCAGCCCCATGGTTGTCTCTGCCTTTACAATTCAAAGGAGTCTCTATCCTATGTGGTGGAGAGTAtagagaagagcagagagtccaCACTTGGCAGGCGAGATAATCATTTAGTCCATCTCCCTCTGACCTTAATTTTGGTTAACAAAAGAGGAGACACCAGTGGAGAGACCCTGCATAGCTTAATACAGCAAGGTCAGCAGATTGCTAGCAAACTTCAGTGTGTCTTTCTCGACCCTGCTTCCGCTGGCATTGGTTACGGACGCAACATTAACGAAAAGCAAATCAGTCAAGTTTTGAAAGGACTTCTGGACTCCAAGCGTAACTTAAACCTGGTCAGTTCTACGGCTAGCATCAAAGATCTGGCTGATGTTGACCTGCGAATTGTCATGTGTCTGATGTGTGGAGATCCTTTTAGTGCAGACGACATACTCTTTCCTGTCCTTCAGTCCCAAACCTGTAAGTCTTCCCATTGCGGAAGCAACAACTCTGTTTTACTTGAACTACCAATCGGACTACACAAGAAGCGCATTGAACTGTCTCTTCTTTCATACCATTCCTCATTTAGCATCAGAAAAAGCCGATTGGTCCATGGGTACATTGTTTTCTATTCAGCCAAACGTAAGGCCTCCTTGGCTATGTTACGTGCCTTTCTTTGTGAAGTGCAGGATATTATCCCCATCCAGCTGGTTGCACTCACTGACGGCGCTATAGATGTCCTGGATAATGACTTAAGTCGGGAACAGCTGACTGAGGGGGAGGAGATTGCTCAAGAAATTGACGGAAAGTTCACAAGTATCCCGTGTAGCCAACCCCAGCATAAACTtgagatcttccacccattttttaaagatgtggtGGACAAAAAGAACATAATCGAGGCTACTCATATGTACGACAATGCTGCCGAGGCCTGCAGCACCACAGAAGAGGTGTTTAACTCCCCCCGGGCAGGCTCTCCGCTCTGCAACTCAAACCTGCAGGATTCTGAAGAAGATATCGAGCCCACTTCTTATAGCCTGTTTCGAGAAGACACATCACTGCCCTCTCTGTCCAAAGACCATTCTAAGCTCTCTATGGAACTGGAGGGAAATGACGGGCTGTCTTTCATCATGAGCAATTTTGAGAGTAAACTGAACAACAAAGTACCTCCGCCAGTCAAACCAAAGCCTCCTGTCCATTTTGAAATTACCAAGGGGGATCTGTCTTATTTAGACCAAGGCCATAGAGATGGACAGAGGAAGTCTGTGTCTTCTAGCACCTGGCTACCTCCAGATGGGTTCGATCCTTCTGATTATGCCGAACCCATGGATGCTGTGGTCAAGCCaaggaatgaagaagaaaacatataCTCAGTGCCCCACGACAGCACCCAAGGCAAAATCATCACCATTCGGAATATCAACAAAGCCCAGTCCAATGGCAGTGGGAATGGTTCCGACAGCGAAATGGACACTAGTTCTCTAGAGCGAGGACGCAAGGTATCCATCGTGAGCAAGCCAGTGCTGTACAGGACGAGATGCAGCCGGCTGGGGAGGTTTGCTAGTTATCGAACCAGCTTCACCGTGGGGAGCGATGATGAGCTTGGGCCCATCCGAAAAAAAGAGGAGGATCAGGCATCCCAGGGTTATAAAGGGGACAGCGCCGTCATTCCATATGAGACAGATGAAGACCCAAGGAGGAGGAATATTCTTCGCAGTCTAAGAAGGAACACTAAG agaaaGACATCTTGGTGA